A genomic region of Tsukamurella pulmonis contains the following coding sequences:
- a CDS encoding PucR family transcriptional regulator, which yields MSTITAPAGATPAEFARLLVNDVDGLTEELVGLILTGEHAYAETTLLSGAELREAVRANLDSVLRQLGGEPEDGLHAARATGRLKAEYGFPLAALLHAYRLAGRLVWDRMRAACAANPELLPDIGADIWRIIDDYSTAAAEEYGRAVAERTGRHSELLRVELRALLDGVLEPGRLHTAAQTLQLPATGLFLVVCAETGASEPLAGIEARLREKDVTSHWIADVHSRVGLLSLSSGRSLPLVIELLRREARGRVGVSAAFDAPLGARAALRQAELALRSLAPDEATAGTYGQSALPLMLAHSPDAARELRATVLGPVLALPATDRDALITTVRAWFDCGGSLAATAERLHYHRNTINHRLRRVERLTGRDRSDPRAVAELYSAVLADRLFGDA from the coding sequence GTGTCGACGATCACAGCGCCCGCCGGAGCCACCCCCGCGGAATTCGCCCGACTGCTGGTGAACGACGTGGACGGGCTCACCGAGGAGCTGGTGGGCCTGATTCTCACCGGCGAGCACGCCTACGCCGAGACCACGCTGCTCTCGGGCGCGGAGCTCCGCGAGGCTGTGCGCGCCAACCTCGACTCGGTGCTGCGGCAGCTCGGCGGCGAACCGGAGGACGGGCTGCACGCCGCCCGCGCCACGGGCCGGCTCAAGGCCGAGTACGGCTTCCCCCTCGCCGCACTGCTGCACGCCTACCGCCTCGCCGGGCGGCTCGTGTGGGACCGGATGCGCGCCGCCTGCGCTGCGAACCCCGAACTGCTGCCGGACATCGGGGCCGACATCTGGCGCATCATCGACGATTACTCGACCGCCGCCGCCGAGGAGTACGGGCGCGCGGTCGCCGAGCGCACCGGCCGGCACAGCGAGCTGCTCCGCGTGGAGCTGCGCGCCCTCCTCGACGGCGTGCTCGAGCCCGGCCGCCTGCACACCGCGGCGCAGACCCTGCAGCTTCCGGCGACGGGCCTGTTCCTCGTGGTGTGCGCCGAGACCGGCGCGAGCGAGCCGCTCGCGGGGATCGAGGCACGGTTGCGGGAGAAGGACGTGACCTCGCACTGGATCGCCGACGTGCACTCCCGGGTGGGCCTGCTGAGCCTGAGCAGCGGGCGCTCGCTCCCCCTGGTGATCGAGCTGCTGCGCCGGGAGGCCCGCGGGCGCGTGGGCGTCAGCGCGGCCTTCGACGCTCCGCTCGGCGCGCGCGCCGCGCTGCGGCAGGCCGAGCTCGCACTGCGCAGCCTCGCCCCGGACGAGGCGACCGCCGGGACCTACGGCCAGTCCGCGCTACCGCTGATGCTGGCCCACTCCCCCGACGCGGCCCGCGAGCTGCGCGCCACGGTGCTCGGCCCGGTCCTCGCGCTGCCCGCGACGGACCGCGACGCACTCATCACGACGGTCCGCGCCTGGTTCGACTGCGGCGGATCGCTGGCGGCCACCGCGGAGCGCCTGCACTACCACCGCAACACGATCAATCACCGGTTGCGCCGCGTCGAGCGGCTCACCGGTCGCGACCGCTCGGACCCGCGGGCGGTGGCGGAGCTCTACAGCGCCGTGCTCGCGGACCGGCTGTTCGGCGACGCGTAG
- a CDS encoding DUF2505 domain-containing protein, translated as MARRLSYSARFPFPAETFYAAYSNKEYWTEKMTDFRNLTPLSELAEFDVDDEGITVVQKQNLPHEYLPPIAQSVVKKDMIITREEFYGAWDGESSIGDYKASIPAGPGSLKGEASLFNTETGCTMRYTTVVKVFVPFVGTKLEQLILINLVDLFRAEAEYLKYWVDKNA; from the coding sequence ATGGCACGACGTCTCAGCTACTCGGCGCGCTTCCCGTTCCCCGCCGAGACCTTCTACGCCGCGTACTCGAACAAGGAGTACTGGACGGAGAAGATGACCGACTTCCGCAACCTGACGCCGCTGTCGGAGCTCGCCGAGTTCGACGTGGACGACGAGGGCATCACGGTCGTCCAGAAGCAGAACCTTCCGCACGAGTACCTGCCGCCGATCGCGCAGAGCGTCGTGAAGAAGGACATGATCATCACGCGCGAGGAGTTCTACGGCGCGTGGGACGGCGAGAGCTCCATCGGCGACTACAAGGCGTCGATCCCCGCGGGCCCCGGCTCGCTCAAGGGTGAGGCCTCGCTGTTCAACACCGAGACCGGCTGCACGATGCGGTACACCACGGTGGTCAAGGTCTTCGTGCCCTTCGTCGGCACCAAGCTCGAGCAGCTCATCCTGATCAACCTCGTGGATCTCTTCCGCGCCGAGGCCGAGTACCTCAAGTACTGGGTCGACAAGAACGCCTGA
- a CDS encoding UDP-N-acetylmuramate dehydrogenase, with amino-acid sequence MPELLSELTTLRLGGPARSYVRCESAAAVAETVGRCDAAGEPVLLVGGGSNLVIADAGFDGTVVHLAHDAITIDGTVLTADAGAVWDDVVAASVDAGLGGLECLSGIPGSAGATPVQNVGAYGVEVAAWLDAVELHHRATGETAWVAPETLGLAYRTSRLKQHDATSGPADVVLRVRFALSDGASAPIRYGELARALGAEPGDTVDPDQARAEVLALRRGKGMVLDPADHDTWSVGSFFTNPVVPADAAAATVQRIEAATGESTPQYPAPDGVKLSAGWLIERAGFHKGYDGGRAGVSLSTKHTLALTNRGTGTTAELLALAGDVRDGVFDRFGVELRPEPVLVGAELPPLRP; translated from the coding sequence GTGCCTGAACTGCTATCGGAGTTGACCACGCTGCGCCTGGGCGGTCCGGCGCGTTCCTACGTGCGGTGCGAGAGCGCCGCTGCGGTCGCGGAGACGGTCGGCCGGTGCGACGCCGCGGGCGAGCCGGTGCTGCTGGTCGGCGGCGGATCGAACCTGGTGATCGCCGATGCGGGCTTCGACGGGACCGTCGTGCACCTGGCGCACGACGCGATCACGATCGACGGGACGGTGCTCACCGCCGACGCGGGCGCCGTCTGGGACGACGTCGTGGCCGCGTCCGTCGACGCCGGGCTCGGTGGTCTCGAGTGCCTCTCCGGCATCCCGGGATCCGCGGGCGCGACGCCGGTGCAGAACGTCGGGGCGTACGGCGTCGAGGTCGCCGCGTGGCTCGACGCGGTCGAGCTCCACCACCGCGCCACCGGCGAGACCGCGTGGGTCGCGCCGGAGACGCTGGGGCTGGCCTACCGCACCTCGCGCCTCAAGCAGCACGACGCGACCTCCGGCCCTGCCGACGTCGTCCTGCGCGTCCGGTTCGCCCTGTCCGACGGTGCCTCCGCCCCCATCCGGTACGGCGAGCTCGCCCGGGCCCTGGGAGCCGAGCCGGGCGACACCGTCGACCCCGACCAGGCCCGCGCCGAGGTGCTCGCGCTGCGCCGCGGCAAGGGCATGGTGCTCGACCCCGCCGACCACGACACGTGGAGCGTGGGCTCCTTCTTCACCAACCCGGTGGTGCCGGCGGACGCCGCGGCGGCGACGGTGCAGCGCATCGAGGCGGCGACGGGGGAGAGCACCCCGCAGTACCCCGCGCCCGACGGCGTCAAGCTCTCCGCGGGCTGGCTGATCGAGCGGGCCGGGTTCCACAAGGGCTACGACGGTGGCCGTGCGGGCGTCTCCCTGTCGACGAAGCACACACTCGCGCTGACCAACCGGGGCACGGGCACGACCGCGGAACTGCTCGCGCTCGCGGGCGACGTGCGCGACGGGGTCTTCGACCGGTTCGGCGTCGAGCTGCGGCCCGAGCCGGTGCTCGTGGGTGCGGAGCTGCCCCCGCTGCGCCCGTAG
- a CDS encoding alpha,alpha-trehalose-phosphate synthase (UDP-forming), with protein MAAAAFGTSDFIVVANRLPVDVERAPDGTLNWKESPGGLVTALKPILSARNGAWVGWPGAPDIGGEPIPGEDMLLMPVKLSAQEVEEHYEGFSNGSLWPLYHDVIVKPEYHREWWNTYVEVNRRFAEETAKVAAEGATVWVQDYQLQLVPKMLRMLRPDLKIGFFLHIPFPPVELFMQMPWRREIIEGILGADLVGFHLPGGAQNFLYLASKLAGYSTSKNSVGVRSKFGVVTVGFRSVRVGAFPISIESAELSATAKLPETRQRARGLRKELGNPEKILLGVDRLDYTKGIDVRLRAIGELYQEGRLDPERHVFVQLATPSRERVESYKVMRDDIERQVGRINGDFGRVGRPAIHYIHRPVPRRELLAFFAAADAMLVTPLRDGMNLVAKEYIACRNDSTGALVLSEFTGAAAELRQAYLCNPHDLEGVKNAIDEAVHQEPEEGKRRMRTMRRQVLQYDVDRWARSFLQTLAGTVDETPA; from the coding sequence ATGGCCGCTGCGGCGTTCGGAACATCGGATTTCATCGTCGTGGCGAACCGGCTTCCGGTCGACGTCGAGAGGGCGCCCGACGGAACGCTGAACTGGAAGGAATCGCCCGGCGGCCTGGTGACCGCGCTCAAGCCGATCCTCAGCGCCCGCAACGGCGCCTGGGTCGGCTGGCCCGGCGCCCCCGACATCGGCGGCGAGCCCATCCCCGGTGAGGACATGCTCCTCATGCCGGTCAAGCTCAGCGCCCAGGAGGTCGAGGAGCACTACGAGGGCTTCTCCAACGGCAGCCTGTGGCCGCTCTACCACGACGTCATCGTCAAGCCGGAGTACCACCGCGAATGGTGGAACACCTACGTCGAGGTCAACCGGCGCTTCGCGGAGGAGACGGCCAAGGTCGCCGCCGAGGGCGCCACCGTCTGGGTGCAGGACTACCAGCTGCAGCTGGTCCCGAAGATGCTGCGCATGCTGCGGCCCGACCTGAAGATCGGCTTCTTCCTGCACATCCCGTTCCCGCCCGTCGAGCTGTTCATGCAGATGCCGTGGCGGCGCGAGATCATCGAGGGCATCCTCGGCGCCGACCTGGTGGGCTTCCACCTGCCCGGCGGCGCGCAGAACTTCCTCTACCTCGCCAGCAAGCTGGCCGGGTACTCCACCAGCAAGAACTCGGTCGGCGTGCGCTCGAAGTTTGGGGTGGTCACCGTCGGCTTCCGCTCCGTACGGGTGGGCGCCTTCCCCATCTCGATCGAATCGGCCGAGCTCTCCGCCACCGCGAAGCTGCCCGAGACGCGGCAGCGGGCACGCGGACTGCGCAAGGAGCTGGGCAACCCCGAGAAGATCCTGCTCGGCGTCGACCGGCTGGACTACACCAAGGGCATCGACGTGCGGCTGCGCGCGATCGGCGAGCTCTACCAGGAGGGCCGCCTCGATCCGGAGCGGCACGTCTTCGTGCAGCTGGCGACCCCGTCGCGCGAACGGGTCGAGTCCTACAAGGTGATGCGCGACGACATCGAGCGCCAGGTCGGCCGGATCAACGGCGACTTCGGCCGCGTCGGGCGGCCCGCCATCCACTACATCCACCGTCCCGTGCCGCGGCGCGAGCTGCTCGCCTTCTTCGCCGCCGCCGACGCCATGCTCGTCACGCCGCTGCGCGACGGCATGAACCTGGTGGCCAAGGAGTACATCGCCTGCCGCAACGACTCGACGGGCGCACTCGTGCTCAGCGAGTTCACCGGCGCCGCAGCCGAACTGCGCCAGGCGTACCTGTGCAACCCGCACGACCTCGAGGGCGTCAAGAACGCCATCGACGAGGCGGTGCACCAGGAGCCCGAGGAGGGCAAGCGCCGGATGCGCACCATGCGCCGCCAGGTGCTGCAGTACGACGTCGACCGCTGGGCCCGCTCCTTCCTGCAGACGCTGGCCGGCACCGTCGACGAGACCCCGGCATGA
- a CDS encoding carbon-nitrogen hydrolase family protein, which translates to MTVALAQIEATTDPAANAALVEDGLRRAAEAGAALAVFPEATMCRFGVPLGPVAEPLDGPWAERIADAARASGVHVVAGMFTPAADGRVRNTLLHAAPDGTRTGYDKIHLYDAFGFTESRTVEPGQRAVLITVDEVAVGLSTCYDLRFPALYQRLADAGARVILAPASWGDGPGKLDAFTTLARARALDSTTYVVAVDQARPSDPDPGTAPRGVGGSLAVGPDGAVLASAGNAPELVVVDLPLARVDEVRAGLPVLANRRDFTVATQG; encoded by the coding sequence CTGACGGTCGCGCTCGCGCAGATCGAGGCCACCACCGACCCGGCGGCCAACGCCGCGCTGGTCGAGGACGGGCTGCGCCGCGCCGCGGAGGCGGGGGCGGCGCTCGCCGTGTTCCCGGAGGCCACGATGTGCCGGTTCGGCGTGCCGCTCGGTCCCGTCGCCGAGCCGCTCGACGGCCCGTGGGCCGAGCGCATCGCGGACGCCGCCCGGGCGAGCGGCGTGCACGTCGTCGCGGGCATGTTCACGCCCGCCGCGGACGGCCGCGTGCGCAACACCCTGCTGCACGCCGCCCCCGACGGCACCCGCACCGGCTACGACAAGATCCACCTCTACGACGCCTTCGGCTTCACCGAATCACGGACCGTCGAGCCGGGTCAGCGTGCGGTGCTGATCACGGTGGACGAGGTCGCCGTGGGCCTGAGCACCTGCTACGACCTGCGTTTTCCCGCCCTGTACCAGCGGCTGGCCGACGCGGGGGCGCGCGTGATCCTCGCGCCCGCGTCGTGGGGCGACGGTCCCGGCAAGCTCGACGCCTTCACCACGCTCGCCCGCGCGCGGGCCCTCGACTCCACCACCTACGTCGTCGCCGTCGACCAGGCGCGACCGTCCGATCCGGACCCCGGTACCGCTCCGCGCGGCGTGGGCGGCTCGCTCGCCGTCGGGCCCGACGGTGCCGTGCTCGCCTCCGCCGGCAACGCGCCGGAACTAGTCGTCGTCGACCTGCCGCTCGCGCGCGTCGACGAGGTGCGGGCCGGACTGCCCGTGCTCGCCAACCGCAGGGACTTCACCGTCGCCACCCAGGGATGA
- a CDS encoding methylase, with protein MIRVPAPEGRIVQPEGRITRGTTGLNRLRRSDRWSAQSPAVIAALAGPSPLAVDVGYGARPNTTLEWASWLRRVAPSVRVTGLEIDPDRVVPDRDGVHFARGGFELAGLRPNLVRAFNVLRQYDEDEVRGAWETVTSRLAPGGVFIEGTCDELGRRCCWITLDRGGPRTLTLAWHPGYSDHPSDLAERLPKALIHHNVPGERIHTLLALADECFDHAAGYAPYGNRVRWRAAAIALAARTDGAARAPRRPVRDNLLTVDWSFVAP; from the coding sequence CTGATCCGCGTGCCCGCCCCCGAGGGCCGCATCGTGCAGCCCGAGGGGCGCATCACCCGCGGCACGACGGGGCTCAACCGGCTGCGCCGCAGCGACCGGTGGTCCGCGCAGTCGCCCGCGGTCATCGCCGCGCTCGCCGGCCCGTCGCCGCTGGCCGTCGACGTGGGCTACGGCGCGCGCCCGAACACGACCCTCGAGTGGGCCTCCTGGCTGCGCCGGGTCGCCCCGTCGGTGCGGGTGACCGGCCTGGAGATCGATCCCGACCGGGTGGTCCCCGACCGTGACGGCGTGCACTTCGCCCGCGGCGGCTTCGAACTGGCGGGCCTGCGCCCGAACCTGGTGCGCGCCTTCAACGTGCTGCGCCAGTACGACGAGGACGAGGTGCGCGGCGCCTGGGAGACGGTCACCTCGCGGCTCGCCCCGGGCGGGGTGTTCATCGAGGGCACCTGCGACGAGCTGGGCCGGCGGTGCTGCTGGATCACGCTGGACCGGGGCGGGCCGCGGACCCTCACGCTGGCCTGGCACCCCGGGTACAGCGACCACCCGTCGGACCTGGCCGAGCGGCTGCCGAAGGCGCTGATCCACCACAACGTGCCCGGTGAGCGCATCCACACGCTGCTCGCACTGGCCGACGAGTGCTTCGATCACGCGGCCGGGTACGCGCCGTACGGCAACCGGGTGCGCTGGCGGGCGGCGGCGATCGCGCTGGCCGCCCGCACCGACGGCGCCGCCCGCGCACCCCGCCGACCGGTGCGCGACAACCTGCTCACCGTCGACTGGTCGTTCGTCGCGCCGTAG
- a CDS encoding DUF2505 domain-containing protein: protein MTTRLERSLDYATSPAALHAAFTDDAYWPARVAEVGGEGARVAEVSITGEGAGRSVRVLVVHVIGEDQLPPVVTAIRPGGLEIHRVEEWGPFDGTRCEGSFSADIQGVPAQLSGTAVLEAGPGSDGSAARITAAGEASVSIPFVAKKVESLVVENLQELMESEREFTLQWIAEHA from the coding sequence ATGACCACCCGTCTCGAGCGCTCGCTCGACTACGCCACCAGTCCGGCCGCGCTGCACGCCGCGTTCACCGACGATGCGTACTGGCCCGCCCGTGTGGCCGAGGTCGGCGGCGAGGGCGCGCGCGTCGCGGAGGTGAGCATCACCGGCGAGGGCGCCGGGCGTTCGGTGCGCGTGCTCGTCGTGCACGTGATCGGCGAGGATCAGCTGCCGCCGGTGGTGACCGCGATCCGCCCCGGCGGCCTGGAGATCCACCGCGTCGAGGAATGGGGCCCGTTCGACGGGACCCGGTGCGAGGGCAGCTTCTCCGCCGACATCCAGGGCGTGCCGGCGCAGCTGTCCGGCACGGCCGTCCTGGAAGCCGGCCCCGGCTCGGACGGCTCGGCAGCGCGGATCACCGCCGCCGGCGAGGCCAGCGTGTCGATCCCCTTCGTCGCGAAGAAGGTCGAGTCGCTGGTGGTGGAGAACCTGCAGGAGCTGATGGAGAGCGAACGCGAGTTCACCCTGCAGTGGATCGCTGAGCACGCCTGA
- the otsB gene encoding trehalose-phosphatase, whose amino-acid sequence MTLRAALERFAALDTVLVATDYDGVVAPIVADPAAAFPLPGTVPALTSLAALPGVTVALVSGRDRATLGRLSGAAAPLVTVGSHGAEWEEGLEGVLSPALIDLRASVLADLTAIAERFPGAAVEPKPLGAALHVRNVVDPSAGPLALEQARRGPAALPGVHATDGKAVLELTVLDASKGRALTVLRERTGADGVLYLGDDVTDEKAFAVLTGPEDVSVKVGDGATAARFRVDAPADARAVFEELLALRRA is encoded by the coding sequence ATGACCCTGCGCGCCGCGCTGGAGCGGTTCGCCGCGCTGGACACGGTGCTGGTGGCCACGGATTACGACGGGGTGGTCGCGCCGATCGTCGCCGACCCGGCCGCCGCGTTCCCGCTGCCCGGCACGGTGCCGGCGCTGACTTCGCTCGCGGCGCTGCCGGGGGTGACGGTGGCGCTCGTCTCCGGCCGCGACCGCGCGACGCTGGGCCGGCTCTCGGGGGCGGCCGCGCCGCTGGTCACGGTCGGCAGCCACGGCGCCGAGTGGGAGGAGGGCCTCGAGGGCGTCCTCTCCCCCGCCCTGATCGACCTGCGCGCGAGCGTGCTCGCCGATCTCACCGCGATCGCCGAGCGGTTCCCCGGCGCGGCCGTCGAGCCGAAGCCGCTCGGCGCCGCCCTGCACGTGCGTAACGTGGTGGATCCGTCAGCGGGCCCGCTCGCCCTGGAGCAGGCACGACGGGGCCCCGCCGCCCTGCCCGGCGTGCACGCCACGGACGGCAAGGCCGTGCTCGAACTGACGGTGCTCGACGCGTCCAAGGGCCGCGCGCTGACGGTGCTGCGGGAGCGGACCGGCGCCGACGGCGTGCTCTACCTCGGCGATGACGTGACCGATGAGAAGGCCTTCGCCGTCCTCACCGGCCCCGAGGACGTCTCCGTCAAGGTCGGCGACGGTGCCACCGCCGCGCGCTTCCGCGTCGACGCCCCCGCCGATGCGCGGGCGGTGTTCGAGGAGTTGCTGGCCCTGCGTCGCGCCTGA
- a CDS encoding L,D-transpeptidase: MFRAPVGRRVFLGGAAATVAVAATACTRDGGIIATRADAPTFTYSPADGKPIGPRENVSVRVQGGTFRPGVALTNTQSGKKVELTASPDGVTYSTAEPLGFGATYRWSGTADGEGGTFSSLDGEVSVVSPDATMSVQINIADDAEVGIAAPLILKFAGTVEDKAAVEKALEVTTVPHTEGAWAWLPEDNGSRAHWRPREYYAPGTKVSMNGKLYGLDHGDGKYGASDVTSSFVVGRSQIVKASAPSHRIRVMRGDQVFLDLPCSYGEADLPRNITRSGIHVVSEKHEDFYMSNPAAGYFNVHERYAVRISNNGEFIHANPQTVGNQGASNVTNGCINLSLADAQRYFESALFGDPVEVTGTSIELSEADGDIYDWTLDWPTWQSMSALAKN; this comes from the coding sequence ATGTTTCGTGCGCCGGTAGGCCGGCGCGTCTTCCTGGGCGGTGCCGCGGCGACGGTGGCCGTCGCCGCGACCGCCTGCACCCGTGACGGCGGGATCATCGCTACCAGGGCCGATGCCCCCACCTTCACGTACTCGCCCGCCGACGGGAAGCCGATCGGCCCGCGCGAGAACGTCTCCGTGCGGGTGCAGGGCGGCACCTTCCGGCCCGGCGTCGCGCTGACCAACACGCAGTCGGGCAAAAAGGTCGAACTGACCGCCTCGCCCGACGGTGTGACCTATTCGACCGCCGAGCCGCTCGGCTTCGGCGCGACGTACCGCTGGTCCGGCACGGCCGACGGCGAGGGCGGCACCTTCTCGAGCCTCGACGGCGAGGTCTCCGTGGTCTCGCCCGACGCCACGATGTCCGTGCAGATCAACATCGCCGACGACGCCGAGGTCGGGATCGCGGCGCCGCTGATCCTCAAGTTCGCCGGCACCGTCGAGGACAAAGCGGCGGTCGAGAAGGCGCTCGAGGTGACCACCGTCCCGCACACCGAGGGTGCGTGGGCCTGGCTGCCCGAGGACAACGGCTCCCGCGCGCACTGGCGGCCGCGCGAGTACTACGCGCCCGGCACCAAGGTGTCCATGAACGGCAAGCTCTACGGTCTCGACCACGGCGACGGCAAGTACGGCGCCAGCGATGTGACCAGCTCGTTCGTCGTCGGACGGTCGCAGATCGTCAAGGCCTCGGCACCGTCGCACCGGATCCGGGTGATGCGCGGCGACCAGGTGTTCCTGGACCTGCCGTGCTCGTACGGCGAGGCGGACCTGCCCCGCAACATCACCCGCTCCGGCATCCACGTGGTCAGCGAGAAGCACGAGGACTTCTACATGTCCAACCCCGCCGCCGGGTACTTCAACGTGCACGAGCGGTACGCGGTGCGGATCTCCAACAACGGCGAGTTCATCCACGCCAACCCGCAGACCGTCGGGAACCAGGGCGCCTCGAACGTGACCAACGGTTGCATCAACCTCTCGCTCGCGGACGCGCAGCGCTACTTCGAGAGCGCGCTGTTCGGGGATCCGGTGGAGGTCACGGGCACGTCGATCGAGCTGTCGGAGGCCGACGGGGACATCTACGACTGGACCTTAGACTGGCCGACGTGGCAATCGATGTCGGCGCTGGCGAAGAATTGA
- a CDS encoding transglutaminase-like domain-containing protein gives MAIDVGAGEELTVPGARRMSAQVACTVIAPTVLEYQATVARVPGLQVQESLSVTLDGAPLPVHEIVGPHGGRIHRVDAGPGKVLLDYHAQVAGFAAPESADEYLRSLYLRPSRYCEVDRFYGFAAKQFAGVTGDAQRAVAVREFVAGRLDYLPGASRSVDGASDTLLASAGVCRDYAHLTIALLRALKLPARMSAVFAPGCDPMDFHAVTEVMVDGRWWVLDATGLAPRGAMVRIATGRDAADIAFLDNHGGSIRFERLTVTADSAAPLPTDDPRALIPIA, from the coding sequence GTGGCAATCGATGTCGGCGCTGGCGAAGAATTGACCGTTCCCGGTGCGCGGAGGATGTCCGCGCAGGTGGCGTGCACGGTGATCGCGCCCACCGTGCTGGAGTACCAGGCCACCGTCGCGCGGGTGCCGGGCCTGCAGGTGCAGGAGTCGCTGTCCGTCACGCTCGACGGTGCGCCGCTGCCGGTCCACGAGATCGTCGGGCCGCACGGCGGCCGGATCCACCGCGTCGACGCCGGGCCCGGCAAGGTGCTGCTGGACTACCACGCGCAGGTCGCGGGGTTCGCCGCGCCGGAGTCCGCCGACGAGTACCTGCGCTCGCTGTACCTGCGGCCCTCGCGCTACTGCGAGGTGGACCGGTTCTACGGCTTCGCCGCGAAGCAGTTCGCGGGCGTGACCGGGGATGCACAACGCGCTGTGGCGGTGCGCGAGTTCGTCGCGGGGCGCCTCGACTACCTGCCCGGCGCGAGCCGTTCGGTCGACGGTGCCTCCGACACCCTGCTCGCCTCCGCCGGCGTGTGCCGCGACTACGCGCACCTGACGATCGCCCTGCTGCGGGCGCTGAAGCTGCCCGCGCGGATGAGCGCCGTCTTCGCGCCGGGCTGCGATCCGATGGACTTCCACGCCGTCACCGAGGTGATGGTCGACGGGCGCTGGTGGGTGCTCGACGCGACGGGGCTCGCCCCGCGCGGCGCCATGGTGCGCATCGCCACCGGCCGCGACGCCGCCGACATCGCCTTCCTCGACAACCACGGCGGTTCCATCCGGTTCGAGCGCCTGACGGTGACCGCCGACTCGGCAGCACCGCTGCCCACCGACGACCCCCGCGCGCTCATTCCCATCGCCTGA
- a CDS encoding threonine/serine ThrE exporter family protein — translation MTGRNAATVDTAGMPVLTPLQPVDLRDNETVGEVLEVAMKVGEVLLDSGTGAVDTEAQVRYVAATYGIDDVTVTVTYNAITVSVQRGRGLPPSTYIRTVNHRSLDYTRLSQVDTLVRRIGRGRIRPDQALTALESLVTAGHPYPRAVATFGWALMAGALTLLLGGKFILAGVAFVSTAMIYAVNVRLSQWGLPYFFQQVVGGFLATLPAALIYRLSIEFGWDIQPYRVIVAGIIVLMSGLSLVGSVQDAITGAPVTGAARFFEVLVFTGGVVAGVGMALRVTSQLGATLPPLQQQPFDYAPLPILVVTGGVAAAAFALAGYAQIRALTASFLAGCFGALVAGATLNLGLGPIVSSVVASTVVGLAGGLLARRAVVPPLIVAVAGITPLVPGLAVYRGLSELMEGQTTSALTNLATALTVGCALAAGVTLGEWVARTIRRPHLPPNLKPHITGITLRRVRE, via the coding sequence GTGACCGGCCGGAACGCCGCCACCGTCGACACCGCCGGGATGCCGGTCCTGACGCCGCTGCAGCCCGTCGACCTGCGTGACAACGAAACCGTCGGCGAGGTCCTCGAAGTCGCGATGAAGGTCGGCGAGGTACTGCTGGACTCGGGCACCGGCGCCGTCGACACCGAGGCGCAGGTGCGCTACGTCGCCGCGACGTACGGCATCGACGACGTCACCGTGACCGTGACCTACAACGCCATCACCGTGAGCGTGCAGCGCGGGCGCGGCCTGCCACCGTCGACGTACATCCGCACGGTGAACCACCGCTCGCTCGACTACACCCGGCTCTCCCAGGTCGACACCCTGGTGCGGCGCATCGGCCGCGGCCGGATCCGGCCCGACCAGGCGCTGACCGCCCTCGAATCGCTCGTCACCGCGGGCCACCCGTACCCGCGCGCCGTCGCGACGTTCGGCTGGGCGCTGATGGCCGGCGCCCTGACCCTGCTGCTCGGCGGCAAGTTCATCCTGGCGGGGGTCGCCTTCGTCAGCACCGCGATGATCTACGCGGTCAATGTGCGGCTGAGCCAATGGGGCCTGCCGTACTTCTTCCAGCAGGTGGTGGGCGGTTTCCTCGCGACCCTGCCGGCCGCGCTGATCTACCGGCTCTCCATCGAGTTCGGCTGGGACATCCAGCCCTACCGGGTGATCGTCGCGGGCATCATCGTGCTCATGTCCGGGCTCTCGCTCGTCGGCTCGGTCCAGGACGCGATCACGGGCGCCCCCGTCACCGGCGCGGCGCGGTTCTTCGAAGTCCTGGTGTTCACGGGTGGCGTCGTCGCCGGCGTCGGCATGGCGCTGCGCGTGACCAGCCAGCTCGGCGCGACCCTGCCACCCCTGCAACAGCAGCCCTTCGACTACGCGCCGCTACCGATCCTCGTGGTCACCGGCGGCGTGGCCGCTGCGGCCTTCGCACTGGCCGGCTACGCGCAGATCCGCGCCCTCACCGCGTCCTTCCTCGCGGGCTGCTTCGGCGCGCTCGTCGCCGGGGCGACGCTGAACCTGGGCCTGGGCCCCATCGTCTCGTCGGTGGTGGCGTCGACCGTCGTCGGCCTCGCCGGTGGCCTCCTCGCCCGACGGGCCGTGGTTCCCCCGCTCATCGTGGCCGTCGCGGGCATCACCCCGCTGGTCCCCGGCCTCGCCGTGTACCGCGGCCTGTCCGAGCTGATGGAGGGGCAGACCACCTCCGCACTGACCAACCTGGCGACGGCGCTCACCGTCGGCTGTGCACTCGCCGCGGGCGTCACCCTGGGCGAATGGGTGGCCCGCACCATCCGTCGCCCGCACCTGCCGCCGAACCTGAAACCCCATATCACCGGCATCACCCTCCGCCGGGTCCGCGAGTGA